The following proteins are co-located in the Spirosoma montaniterrae genome:
- a CDS encoding nitrate reductase translates to MTTKSTCSYCGVGCGVLVHREKSGQLRVEGDPAHPGSKGMLCSKGMNLHYTVMDQTDRLLYPQMRYSRSMPLERVSWNDALDRAAAVFRSLITKYGPDSVGFYASGQCLTEEYYVINKLVKGFLGTNNVDTNSRLCMSSAVVGYKQALGEDSVPCSYDDIDLADTLLVAGANPAWCHPIIFRRVEARKASFPDFKLIVVDPRRTQTAAMADLHLQIKPGTDSTLYHAIARGLIDRGLIDRDFIENHTEGFAAFDAQVHKRTLKEAAQLCGISPDDLRWTIEYIGRSKGFMSMWAMGLNQSVVGVNKNLSLLNLSLITGQIGRPGAGPLSLTGQPNAMGGRETGGMANLLPAHRDLNNPQHRQEVADFWKVESLSAKPGYAATEMFDALRDGRMKAVWIVTTNPMVSLPNSRAVEEALQNARFVVVQDISGRSDTVAYADLVLPAAMWGEKAGTMTNSERRISYLNKFAEPPGEARPDADIIIDFARRMGFGEAFAYQNVAEIYDEHVRLTKGTRIDISGLSHARLQSEGTFQWPVPTPDSMGTKRLFADSQFYTPSRKAQIKTVPDENGSEPTTPDFPLVLTTGRIRDQWHTMTRTGKVAKLNNHIPKPFLEIHPKDAEERGIAENDPVVVTGRRGERSVDTVRVNAKLTKDIRRGVVFLPMHWGKLLGQTNARANNLTQSLIDPVSKEPDFKFSAVQVARAEQPPRKIVVIGAGAAATRFVQMYRGVGSVHVFSKEVTPFYNRVLLPDYVSGVKTWENLIKLTPEAAIDLGVHLHAGVTITAIDRDARTVTDDRGLTHSYDVLLLTPGSRAFMPREYQTKLAGVLTMRTRQDADALLRRLQPGDPCVIVGGGLLGLELAASLREISVGVLVIQRENRLMTRQLDEVASELLHQELTDRGVEILYNESIRYYVDNGTDVTGVHLANGQTIPARAVVFAIGTQPNTELARACGLTVNRGVVVNEFLQTSDPDIFAAGEVAELNGNLWGITAAAEEQADVIARYLQGDRVTAYTGSLSMNILKMEGLHLCSLGLPEAPQTANAGEYEEVVFIDKAKRYYKKCIIYRDRLVGAILMGDKAEFLEYKDLIQSRTELSDRRLSLLRSGAAPKPVLGKLVCSCNGVGEGNLQEAIRAGVNELGKLCQSTGAGTGCGSCRPEVKAILERAGRKVAVL, encoded by the coding sequence ATGACAACCAAATCAACCTGTTCGTATTGTGGTGTTGGCTGTGGGGTGCTGGTGCATCGGGAAAAAAGCGGCCAATTGCGCGTGGAGGGCGATCCGGCTCATCCCGGTAGCAAGGGTATGCTTTGCTCGAAAGGCATGAACCTGCACTATACCGTGATGGACCAGACCGACCGGCTGCTGTATCCGCAGATGCGCTACAGCCGCAGTATGCCCCTCGAACGGGTATCATGGAACGACGCGCTCGACCGGGCGGCTGCCGTGTTCCGGTCGCTCATCACCAAATATGGACCCGATTCGGTGGGGTTTTATGCGTCGGGGCAGTGTTTGACCGAAGAATATTACGTTATCAACAAGCTTGTAAAGGGCTTTTTGGGAACGAATAATGTAGATACCAACTCGCGGCTGTGCATGTCGTCGGCGGTAGTGGGCTACAAACAGGCGTTGGGCGAAGATTCGGTGCCATGCAGCTACGACGACATCGATCTGGCCGATACGCTCTTAGTCGCGGGTGCGAATCCGGCCTGGTGCCACCCCATCATTTTTCGGCGGGTAGAAGCCCGCAAAGCCTCGTTTCCTGATTTCAAACTGATCGTAGTTGACCCGCGCCGGACGCAAACAGCGGCCATGGCCGATCTGCATCTGCAAATCAAACCCGGCACCGACAGTACGCTCTATCACGCCATCGCACGCGGCCTGATTGACCGGGGGCTGATTGACCGCGATTTCATTGAGAATCATACCGAAGGCTTCGCTGCGTTCGACGCGCAGGTACACAAACGGACGCTGAAAGAAGCGGCTCAGCTATGCGGCATTTCGCCCGATGATCTGCGCTGGACTATCGAATACATTGGCCGCTCGAAAGGATTCATGAGCATGTGGGCGATGGGCCTGAATCAGAGCGTAGTGGGCGTAAACAAGAACCTTTCTCTTTTAAACCTTTCCCTGATTACGGGGCAGATTGGCAGGCCCGGCGCGGGGCCACTTTCGCTTACGGGGCAACCTAACGCGATGGGCGGTCGTGAAACGGGCGGCATGGCAAACCTGCTGCCCGCCCACCGCGACCTGAACAATCCGCAGCACCGGCAGGAAGTAGCCGATTTTTGGAAAGTAGAAAGCCTTTCGGCGAAACCCGGCTATGCGGCTACGGAAATGTTCGACGCGCTCCGCGATGGACGTATGAAAGCGGTCTGGATCGTGACGACAAATCCGATGGTGAGCCTGCCCAATTCGAGAGCCGTAGAAGAAGCACTCCAAAACGCCCGGTTCGTGGTGGTGCAGGACATTTCGGGCCGGAGCGATACCGTAGCCTATGCCGACCTGGTGCTGCCTGCGGCTATGTGGGGCGAAAAAGCGGGTACGATGACCAATTCTGAACGGCGCATTTCGTATCTGAACAAATTTGCTGAACCACCCGGCGAAGCCCGCCCCGACGCCGACATTATCATCGACTTTGCCCGGCGCATGGGCTTTGGCGAAGCGTTCGCGTACCAGAACGTTGCAGAAATCTACGACGAACACGTTCGGCTAACGAAAGGCACCCGCATCGACATATCGGGCCTCAGTCATGCCCGGTTGCAGTCGGAAGGTACGTTTCAGTGGCCCGTGCCGACGCCCGACTCGATGGGTACGAAACGCCTGTTTGCCGACAGTCAGTTTTACACGCCAAGCCGCAAAGCCCAGATTAAAACCGTGCCCGACGAAAATGGCTCGGAGCCAACCACGCCCGATTTTCCATTGGTTCTGACAACGGGCCGCATCCGCGACCAATGGCATACGATGACTCGCACGGGCAAGGTCGCTAAATTGAACAACCATATTCCTAAACCCTTTTTAGAAATTCACCCGAAAGATGCCGAAGAACGCGGCATTGCTGAAAACGACCCCGTTGTAGTGACAGGTCGCCGGGGAGAGCGGTCCGTCGATACGGTACGCGTAAACGCCAAACTCACCAAAGACATTCGGCGGGGCGTGGTGTTTCTGCCCATGCACTGGGGCAAACTGTTGGGCCAAACCAATGCCCGCGCCAACAACCTGACCCAATCGCTCATCGACCCCGTCTCGAAAGAACCTGACTTTAAATTTTCGGCGGTGCAGGTAGCGCGGGCCGAGCAGCCGCCCCGTAAAATCGTGGTGATAGGAGCCGGAGCGGCTGCCACACGGTTTGTACAGATGTATCGAGGGGTAGGGTCGGTTCACGTCTTCAGCAAGGAAGTTACGCCGTTCTACAACCGCGTGTTGCTGCCCGATTACGTCAGTGGCGTAAAAACGTGGGAAAATCTAATCAAACTAACCCCCGAAGCCGCTATTGATCTTGGCGTTCATCTCCATGCAGGTGTCACAATCACCGCTATCGACCGCGACGCCAGAACCGTTACCGACGACCGGGGCCTAACGCATTCGTATGATGTGCTGCTGCTGACCCCCGGCTCGCGGGCATTTATGCCGCGCGAATACCAAACTAAGCTCGCAGGCGTGCTAACCATGCGTACCCGGCAGGATGCCGATGCACTGCTGCGAAGACTTCAGCCGGGCGACCCCTGCGTAATTGTGGGCGGGGGGCTGCTGGGGCTTGAACTGGCTGCGTCGCTGCGGGAGATTAGTGTAGGTGTGCTAGTGATTCAGCGTGAAAACCGACTGATGACAAGACAGTTAGACGAAGTGGCGTCAGAATTGTTGCACCAGGAACTGACCGACCGGGGCGTGGAGATTCTGTACAACGAAAGCATCCGGTATTACGTCGATAATGGCACAGACGTTACCGGCGTTCACCTTGCCAACGGGCAAACCATTCCGGCACGGGCGGTGGTGTTTGCCATTGGTACACAGCCCAATACCGAATTAGCGCGGGCCTGCGGCCTGACCGTAAACCGGGGCGTGGTGGTAAACGAGTTTCTGCAAACGTCGGATCCAGACATTTTCGCGGCTGGCGAAGTGGCCGAACTAAACGGCAATCTGTGGGGTATTACCGCAGCCGCCGAAGAACAGGCCGACGTTATTGCCCGCTACCTTCAAGGCGACCGCGTAACGGCCTATACCGGCTCACTGTCGATGAATATTTTGAAGATGGAAGGGCTACATCTGTGTTCGCTGGGCCTGCCCGAAGCCCCTCAAACCGCCAATGCAGGCGAATACGAAGAGGTTGTATTTATTGATAAAGCCAAACGGTATTATAAAAAATGTATTATCTACCGCGACCGGCTGGTGGGGGCCATCCTGATGGGCGACAAAGCCGAGTTTCTCGAATACAAAGACCTGATTCAGAGCCGCACCGAACTCTCAGACCGGCGGTTGTCGTTGCTGCGGTCGGGGGCTGCACCGAAGCCGGTTCTGGGGAAATTAGTGTGCTCGTGCAACGGCGTGGGTGAGGGCAATTTGCAGGAAGCCATCCGCGCCGGAGTCAACGAATTGGGTAAGCTATGCCAGAGCACTGGCGCAGGCACCGGCTGCGGAAGCTGCCGCCCCGAAGTGAAGGCTATTTTGGAGCGGGCGGGGAGAAAAGTAGCCGTGTTATGA
- a CDS encoding Crp/Fnr family transcriptional regulator, whose amino-acid sequence MLPNHVARIEGLIASLTLDVQQALADVTTRQTFVKGDYLLCQGDICRYSYWIESGLAQKYYLVDGQQLTTEIYFPDDIALSMTSYATQTPSREVIQVLAPTTALRTDYRAFQTLKATFPVLVELDLLLTEYYAIWQEERIRQFRTLNATQRYELLLTTHADWVQCLSLTHIASYLGVSRETLSRIRANYKTTARRM is encoded by the coding sequence ATGCTACCAAACCACGTCGCCCGAATCGAAGGATTGATCGCCAGCCTGACCCTCGACGTTCAGCAGGCACTGGCAGACGTAACAACCCGACAGACGTTCGTAAAAGGCGATTACCTGCTCTGTCAGGGCGATATTTGCCGATACAGCTATTGGATTGAATCGGGGCTGGCTCAAAAATATTACCTCGTCGATGGGCAGCAACTGACAACGGAAATCTATTTTCCCGATGACATAGCCTTGTCGATGACCAGCTACGCGACGCAGACGCCCAGCCGGGAGGTTATCCAGGTTTTAGCACCTACAACCGCACTGCGGACGGATTACCGCGCCTTTCAGACGTTGAAAGCGACGTTTCCCGTTCTTGTTGAACTCGATTTATTGCTGACTGAATACTATGCTATTTGGCAGGAAGAGCGTATTCGGCAATTTAGAACGCTTAACGCTACCCAACGCTACGAATTGCTGCTGACGACACATGCAGACTGGGTGCAGTGCCTGTCGCTGACGCACATTGCCTCCTACCTCGGCGTATCGCGCGAAACCCTCAGCCGAATCCGGGCCAATTATAAAACGACTGCGCGTCGAATGTGA
- a CDS encoding PVC-type heme-binding CxxCH protein, whose protein sequence is MSLRYLPFLALLFATCRPASQPPTPSPEHQKALDQFQLMDGFRIELVAAEPLVTDPVAMEIDENGQLFVVEMPGYPLDLSRSGRIKLLTDTNNDGYPDKSQIWADSLTLPTGLMRWRNGLIVTDAPDVLYIEDTNGDGRADRRQVLLTGFARSNPQHNLNSPVFGPDNWIYVAHEGAITPFVYKKEFGDEGSPIRFPGGSSLRGAGATSLPKNADGRNVRFRPDTYQLEELSGETQYGQTFDPWGHHLLTSNANHLFHEVLASRYIRQNPNLLVPDATQNIPDHGDAAEVYPTTENPNHQLLTDKGVITSSCGVTWYNGGAFGKAFDRVTFIGEPSHNLVHADVIEDNGASFVAKRLLEKREFLTSKDAWFRPVNFYVGPDGALYVVDYYRQSIEHPEWMSDEMAKSGVLYNGKDKGRIYRIVPENGLPMNWLGQLDLGKKTTAELVALLDQPNGWTRRTAQRLLYQRNDRAGIEPLRNLIANAERPEANVPALWLLRNLNALDAETLRLALRNPVAGVRETAIRVAEDANNPALLSALLPLASDTDAKVRYQLLCTLGRSNDSRAEEARLAILKRGIDDPWVGPAALAGASGREMALYNVAKQAFGAKPSNAKQTFFAYIGATLGNRAQPAEVAQLFRPDAQADWCRVAALSGLARLWQHRGVTVQLSNTDRLALLPNLNGPVPPDSWQTQLDLLRLVGLPKTSSTVTDVAKQAAQIATNARQDVARRSAAVQLLALYKPAAYEKLLAELTVQKGPEPLRLAAFQSLSRSASRRACTLALADWAALTPTLRRTAIDAFMDQPDQILALLAAIDRQQIQRTDLDWHQQVHLMNYDDNRIRTEARRLLAADEDRQVVLAKYQPALVKTGQATSGKTVFQRVCSSCHQLNGQGVAFGPDLTTLRNRNPQSIMTEILHPNHSIADGYDFYTATLRNGQVVSGILARETSTTLTLRGPGGTETVVSRTDVSRLDKSKQSAMPVGLEAQISLQQMADLLAYIRGK, encoded by the coding sequence ATGTCGCTACGTTACCTGCCTTTCCTCGCCCTGCTGTTTGCCACCTGTCGGCCCGCGTCGCAGCCGCCAACGCCTTCGCCCGAACACCAGAAAGCTCTCGACCAGTTTCAACTGATGGATGGCTTCCGCATCGAACTGGTAGCTGCCGAACCGCTCGTAACTGACCCTGTGGCAATGGAAATCGACGAAAACGGGCAGTTGTTTGTGGTTGAAATGCCCGGCTACCCGCTCGACCTGAGCCGCAGTGGACGCATCAAACTCCTCACCGACACCAACAATGACGGTTATCCCGACAAAAGCCAAATCTGGGCCGACAGCCTGACACTGCCCACCGGCCTGATGCGCTGGCGAAACGGCCTGATTGTGACCGACGCGCCCGACGTGCTCTATATCGAAGATACCAACGGGGATGGACGCGCCGACCGGCGGCAGGTGTTGCTTACGGGGTTTGCCCGCTCCAATCCACAGCACAACCTTAACAGCCCGGTTTTTGGCCCCGACAACTGGATTTACGTAGCGCATGAAGGAGCCATTACGCCCTTTGTGTACAAAAAAGAATTTGGCGATGAGGGTAGCCCCATCCGATTTCCGGGTGGTTCGTCATTACGAGGGGCGGGGGCCACGTCATTGCCGAAGAACGCCGACGGGCGCAACGTTCGTTTCCGGCCCGATACCTACCAACTCGAAGAGCTTTCGGGCGAGACGCAGTACGGGCAAACGTTTGACCCGTGGGGGCATCACCTGCTGACGAGTAATGCCAACCACCTGTTTCATGAAGTACTGGCGTCGCGCTACATCCGGCAAAACCCGAACCTGCTCGTGCCCGATGCCACCCAGAACATCCCCGACCACGGCGACGCGGCTGAGGTTTATCCCACCACCGAAAACCCGAACCACCAACTGCTGACCGACAAGGGCGTAATTACGTCGTCGTGTGGCGTAACGTGGTACAACGGCGGGGCTTTTGGTAAGGCGTTCGACCGCGTGACGTTTATTGGCGAACCGTCGCACAATCTTGTTCATGCCGATGTCATCGAAGATAACGGCGCGAGTTTTGTGGCAAAACGCCTGCTCGAAAAACGCGAGTTTCTGACCTCGAAAGATGCCTGGTTCCGGCCCGTCAACTTTTACGTTGGACCAGATGGTGCGTTGTATGTTGTTGACTACTATCGGCAAAGCATCGAACACCCGGAGTGGATGTCGGACGAAATGGCGAAGTCGGGCGTGTTGTATAACGGCAAAGACAAAGGCCGCATCTACCGCATCGTACCTGAAAACGGCCTGCCCATGAACTGGCTCGGTCAACTCGATTTAGGGAAGAAAACCACCGCCGAACTCGTCGCACTGCTCGATCAGCCCAACGGCTGGACCCGCCGAACGGCGCAGCGGCTGCTGTATCAGCGCAACGACCGGGCCGGTATCGAACCACTTCGCAACCTGATTGCCAACGCCGAACGGCCCGAAGCCAACGTGCCAGCTTTATGGTTATTGCGAAATCTGAACGCGCTTGATGCCGAAACGCTCCGGCTGGCCCTGCGCAACCCGGTAGCAGGCGTGCGCGAAACGGCCATCCGCGTGGCCGAAGACGCCAATAACCCGGCTCTGCTATCGGCCCTGCTACCGCTGGCAAGTGACACCGACGCTAAAGTACGCTATCAACTGCTTTGTACGCTGGGCCGAAGCAACGACTCCCGCGCTGAAGAGGCCCGGTTAGCCATTCTGAAACGCGGCATCGATGACCCCTGGGTAGGTCCGGCGGCATTGGCGGGCGCATCGGGCCGCGAAATGGCACTCTACAACGTAGCAAAACAGGCTTTTGGCGCGAAACCGTCCAATGCAAAGCAAACGTTTTTTGCCTACATCGGTGCAACGCTCGGCAACCGGGCGCAGCCTGCCGAAGTGGCCCAGCTATTCCGCCCCGATGCACAGGCCGACTGGTGTCGGGTGGCGGCTTTGTCGGGATTGGCACGGCTGTGGCAGCACCGGGGCGTTACGGTACAACTTTCCAACACCGACCGGCTGGCTCTGTTGCCCAACCTTAACGGCCCGGTGCCACCGGATAGCTGGCAAACTCAACTCGATTTGCTGCGGTTAGTGGGCTTGCCGAAAACCAGTTCAACCGTGACCGATGTAGCGAAGCAGGCTGCTCAGATAGCGACCAATGCCCGGCAGGACGTAGCCCGCAGGTCGGCGGCTGTACAGTTGCTGGCCCTGTACAAACCGGCGGCTTACGAAAAACTGCTGGCTGAATTGACCGTACAAAAAGGGCCGGAGCCGTTGCGGTTGGCGGCTTTCCAGTCGCTGAGCCGCTCGGCCAGTCGGCGGGCCTGTACGCTGGCACTTGCCGACTGGGCCGCGCTGACGCCCACCCTCCGGCGCACAGCCATCGATGCGTTTATGGATCAGCCCGACCAGATTCTGGCTCTGCTGGCGGCCATCGACCGGCAGCAAATTCAGCGCACCGATCTCGACTGGCACCAACAGGTGCATTTGATGAACTACGACGACAACCGCATTCGCACCGAAGCCCGCCGACTCCTGGCCGCTGACGAAGACCGGCAGGTAGTGCTGGCGAAATACCAGCCCGCTTTGGTGAAAACGGGTCAGGCAACGAGTGGGAAAACCGTTTTTCAGCGGGTGTGCAGTAGCTGTCATCAACTCAACGGACAGGGCGTGGCGTTCGGGCCTGACCTGACAACCTTGCGCAACCGCAATCCGCAGAGCATCATGACCGAAATTCTGCACCCTAACCATTCCATCGCCGACGGCTATGATTTCTACACGGCCACCCTGCGCAATGGGCAGGTCGTGTCGGGGATTCTGGCCCGCGAAACCAGCACCACGCTGACATTGCGCGGGCCGGGCGGAACCGAAACCGTTGTGTCACGCACCGACGTTTCGCGCCTTGACAAATCGAAACAATCGGCCATGCCAGTGGGACTCGAAGCGCAGATCAGCCTTCAGCAAATGGCCGATTTACTGGCATACATACGCGGAAAGTAG
- a CDS encoding type II toxin-antitoxin system HigB family toxin, producing the protein MFNIITRRTLNEYRTQYPEAAQALQKWYVDMKAARFGSMNELKAVYGNASVIADNRVVFNIHGNKYRLIVRINFQFKGVQIKWFGPHAEYDMIDAATISYKDQ; encoded by the coding sequence ATGTTTAACATTATTACCCGTCGTACACTGAATGAGTACAGAACGCAGTACCCAGAAGCTGCACAAGCATTACAAAAATGGTATGTTGATATGAAAGCTGCACGCTTTGGTTCCATGAATGAATTAAAAGCCGTTTATGGAAACGCGAGTGTGATTGCTGATAACCGGGTGGTGTTTAATATTCATGGAAACAAGTATAGGCTGATAGTGCGTATCAATTTTCAGTTCAAAGGGGTGCAAATAAAATGGTTTGGGCCGCATGCTGAGTATGATATGATTGATGCCGCAACCATAAGCTATAAAGACCAATGA
- a CDS encoding DUF418 domain-containing protein — translation MSHRVVGFDLARAYAILGMFIVNFNTVFGSHKANTGLGWFLNLFNGNSSTLFVILAGMGVSLMTNRPHYTPTEQAVLRQRVMRRSWFLFVAGLLLYTWWPADILHFYGGYMHIAALLLFVPKRNYLYLALTSITLFHILLIIIPFETGWNFDTLTYADFWTPAGFVRNTFYNGWNPIFPWLAYFMLGMWLGRLNWQQPRTRWWVLGMGAGVLVVVEGIQALAATGVFGPDLTFYLTADYLPPFLPFMLATASFALILIVVCLTLGDRFAHTRVVRALSLMGQMTLTHYVVHLTLGFLLFVGLTGHSYTGTITAQPPEPPALVLGFALGFYGLSALFSLFWSRRFVHGPLETLMRKIAG, via the coding sequence ATGTCGCATCGCGTTGTTGGCTTCGACCTTGCTCGTGCTTATGCCATTCTGGGCATGTTTATCGTCAATTTTAACACTGTTTTCGGTTCGCACAAAGCCAATACCGGCTTAGGCTGGTTCCTGAATCTGTTTAACGGCAACTCCAGTACGTTGTTTGTGATTCTGGCCGGCATGGGCGTATCGCTGATGACCAACCGCCCCCACTACACCCCGACCGAGCAGGCGGTTCTTCGGCAGAGAGTGATGCGCCGGTCGTGGTTTTTATTCGTTGCTGGGTTGTTATTATATACGTGGTGGCCCGCCGACATTCTGCATTTCTACGGTGGTTATATGCACATAGCCGCGCTGTTGCTATTTGTACCCAAACGGAACTACCTCTATCTGGCTCTGACAAGCATCACCCTATTTCATATACTGTTGATTATCATTCCGTTTGAGACGGGCTGGAACTTCGATACGCTAACCTACGCTGATTTTTGGACGCCTGCCGGATTTGTACGGAACACGTTTTACAACGGCTGGAATCCTATTTTTCCGTGGCTGGCCTATTTTATGCTTGGTATGTGGCTGGGTCGGCTCAACTGGCAGCAACCACGCACCCGGTGGTGGGTGCTGGGCATGGGCGCAGGGGTGCTGGTGGTGGTTGAGGGAATACAGGCATTGGCGGCTACGGGCGTATTCGGGCCTGATCTGACCTTCTATCTGACCGCCGATTACCTGCCTCCTTTTCTGCCATTCATGCTCGCCACAGCCAGTTTCGCCCTTATTCTGATTGTCGTTTGCCTGACCCTCGGCGACCGCTTTGCACATACACGGGTTGTTCGGGCACTGTCGCTGATGGGTCAGATGACCCTCACGCATTACGTCGTTCATCTCACCCTCGGCTTTTTGCTGTTTGTGGGGCTAACGGGGCACTCGTACACTGGCACCATAACGGCTCAGCCGCCCGAACCGCCCGCGCTGGTGCTGGGGTTTGCCCTCGGATTTTACGGGCTGAGTGCGCTGTTTAGTCTGTTCTGGAGCCGCCGATTTGTACATGGGCCGCTGGAAACGCTGATGCGAAAAATAGCAGGCTGA
- a CDS encoding helix-turn-helix domain-containing protein: MTIKIIKNEAEYDQALDRADAIFDARPGTPEGDELELLLLVIKAYEDEHHPVPPPDPIDAIKLTMEEQGIKAAELTQRMGVSKSYVSQLLSRRKPLTASMMRLLHRQLGIPAEILLG; encoded by the coding sequence ATGACGATTAAAATAATTAAGAACGAGGCAGAATACGACCAGGCACTTGATCGGGCTGATGCCATTTTCGACGCTCGTCCCGGTACGCCCGAAGGCGACGAACTGGAACTACTACTACTGGTGATCAAAGCTTACGAAGATGAACATCACCCGGTTCCGCCACCCGACCCTATCGACGCTATCAAGCTGACAATGGAAGAACAGGGCATCAAAGCGGCTGAACTGACGCAGCGAATGGGCGTGAGCAAAAGTTACGTGTCGCAGCTACTCAGCCGTCGTAAACCCCTCACAGCGTCGATGATGCGCTTGTTACACAGGCAATTAGGTATTCCGGCTGAGATTTTGTTGGGCTAA
- a CDS encoding rubredoxin: MLQLLTHGGHIAPNDLRQVAGWAAAYGLTSVEISNRQSVLLGPLEPIGKEDLNQQIQTLGLATDLTQPQAHNIVSSLPATDVFPDTPWLTAGVYLDVLAQFSTPPHLKVNLIDPAQSLVSPFTGNINFVASPEPNFWYAFLRPSGSVRRYQWPILIDSESIGAFVQVVEQHYFAHTADTGARATLDTFYRAVMADFQGRTRRVTHDLALPDAHTPVYEGFHQTRTGNYWLGLYRKNYAFPLEFIAALCDLCRDTRVGKLYLTPYKTLLIKDIREADRPAWERLLGRFGIRTNLPAWHLNWHLPNASEQAVQVRNQLLYQVDEADIRTDALSFAIDVPFSEAAASVVVHRNRDAELGLSATFDVYQRASYSATNAQYVLFAKRQPMARLGESIRQLAVAYYERLSTPDVSLPDSPSGPLAEQPKYLVHQCPNCLSRYDARYGEPHRGIAAGTAFDELATYMCEVCEQEKAGFVERWSIT; the protein is encoded by the coding sequence ATGCTTCAACTCTTAACCCACGGCGGCCACATAGCCCCCAACGACCTTCGGCAAGTGGCGGGCTGGGCGGCAGCCTACGGCCTGACGAGCGTAGAAATCAGCAACCGGCAAAGCGTGTTGCTGGGGCCACTCGAACCAATTGGCAAAGAAGACCTGAATCAGCAGATTCAGACGCTCGGTTTGGCAACTGACCTGACGCAGCCGCAGGCACACAACATCGTGTCGTCATTGCCTGCCACCGACGTGTTTCCTGATACGCCCTGGCTTACGGCGGGCGTTTATCTCGACGTGCTGGCGCAGTTCAGCACCCCACCCCACCTGAAAGTAAACCTCATCGACCCGGCGCAGTCGCTGGTGTCGCCGTTTACGGGTAACATCAATTTTGTGGCCTCGCCGGAGCCAAACTTCTGGTATGCATTTTTGCGACCTTCGGGCAGCGTTCGGCGGTATCAATGGCCTATTCTGATTGATAGTGAATCGATTGGAGCGTTTGTGCAGGTTGTTGAACAACATTATTTTGCCCACACTGCCGATACGGGCGCACGGGCCACGCTCGACACGTTTTACCGGGCTGTGATGGCTGATTTTCAGGGCCGAACGCGCCGGGTCACGCACGATCTTGCCCTGCCCGATGCCCACACGCCCGTGTACGAAGGCTTTCACCAGACCCGAACCGGCAACTACTGGCTGGGACTATACCGAAAAAACTATGCCTTCCCGCTCGAATTTATAGCGGCCCTCTGCGACCTCTGCCGCGATACACGCGTCGGTAAGCTGTATCTGACGCCGTACAAAACGCTGCTTATCAAAGACATCCGCGAAGCTGACCGCCCGGCCTGGGAACGGCTCCTGGGGCGGTTTGGTATCCGAACCAATCTGCCCGCCTGGCATCTCAACTGGCATTTGCCCAACGCCAGCGAACAGGCCGTTCAGGTACGAAATCAGCTTCTTTATCAAGTAGATGAAGCCGATATCCGCACCGACGCGCTCAGTTTTGCTATCGACGTGCCGTTTTCGGAAGCGGCAGCGTCGGTGGTAGTACACCGCAACCGAGACGCTGAACTGGGTCTGTCGGCCACTTTCGATGTGTATCAGCGAGCCAGCTACTCAGCTACCAACGCGCAATACGTGCTATTTGCCAAACGTCAGCCGATGGCCCGGTTGGGCGAGAGCATCCGGCAACTCGCGGTGGCGTATTATGAACGCTTGTCGACGCCCGACGTATCTCTGCCCGACAGCCCTTCTGGTCCGTTGGCAGAACAGCCGAAGTATCTCGTGCATCAATGCCCGAATTGCCTGAGCCGTTACGATGCCCGCTACGGCGAACCTCATCGGGGCATTGCAGCAGGCACCGCGTTCGATGAACTGGCTACGTACATGTGCGAGGTATGCGAACAGGAGAAAGCTGGGTTTGTGGAGAGGTGGTCGATCACGTAA